In one window of Comamonas testosteroni DNA:
- a CDS encoding TauD/TfdA dioxygenase family protein, whose amino-acid sequence MIDCEDRPAHTQLKVAAASSTGIELRRISPAIGVEVSGIDLRQPMSEEQARELRQALVAHKVLVFRGQNITPAQQVAFARRFGELELHPVFPHHPDHAELVLLGGNSKIPGTENVYHTDVSWRETPSMASVLRCVECPEVGGDTVWINMEQAYEQLPEMRKQQIAGLYAVHDILPSFGARMTPAQQAQARGKYPPVVHPVVRTHPESGKKILYVNETFVTHFANFSSNFASFRSANEIHAQQQDLMNYLLRQPAILEYQMRLHWEPNTIAMWDNRSTQHYAIQDYFPAVRRMHRATVVGDKPF is encoded by the coding sequence ATGATTGATTGCGAAGACAGGCCGGCCCACACCCAGCTCAAGGTGGCCGCGGCAAGCAGCACGGGAATCGAGCTCAGGCGCATCTCCCCCGCCATAGGCGTGGAGGTCTCGGGCATAGACCTGCGCCAGCCCATGAGCGAGGAGCAGGCGCGCGAGCTGCGTCAGGCACTGGTGGCGCACAAGGTGCTGGTGTTTCGCGGGCAGAACATCACGCCTGCCCAGCAGGTGGCATTTGCGCGCCGCTTCGGCGAGCTGGAGCTGCATCCGGTATTTCCCCATCACCCCGACCATGCCGAGCTGGTGCTGCTGGGCGGCAACAGCAAGATCCCGGGCACCGAGAACGTCTATCACACCGATGTTTCCTGGCGCGAGACACCCTCCATGGCCTCGGTGCTGCGCTGCGTGGAATGCCCCGAGGTCGGCGGCGACACGGTCTGGATCAATATGGAGCAGGCCTACGAGCAGCTGCCCGAGATGCGCAAGCAGCAGATCGCCGGCCTGTATGCCGTGCATGACATCCTGCCCTCGTTCGGTGCGCGCATGACGCCCGCGCAGCAGGCTCAGGCACGCGGCAAGTACCCGCCCGTGGTGCACCCGGTGGTGCGTACCCACCCCGAAAGCGGCAAGAAGATTCTCTACGTCAACGAGACCTTCGTCACGCACTTTGCCAACTTCAGCTCGAACTTTGCCAGCTTCCGCTCGGCCAACGAAATTCATGCCCAGCAACAGGATCTGATGAACTATCTGCTGCGCCAGCCCGCGATTCTGGAATACCAGATGCGCCTGCACTGGGAGCCCAACACCATCGCGATGTGGGACAACCGCTCCACCCAGCATTACGCGATTCAGGACTATTTCCCGGCCGTGCGCCGCATGCACCGCGCCACGGTCGTGGGCGACAAGCCGTTCTGA
- the minE gene encoding cell division topological specificity factor MinE: protein MSMLSFLLGEKKKSASVAKERLQIILARERVGGESGKPDYLPALQKELMAVISKYVDINPSDIKVQLERQENLEVLEVKIELPDAARG from the coding sequence ATGTCCATGTTGTCGTTTCTGCTCGGAGAGAAGAAGAAGTCCGCTTCGGTCGCCAAGGAGCGTCTGCAGATCATTCTCGCGCGCGAGCGCGTGGGCGGCGAAAGCGGCAAGCCCGACTATCTTCCGGCCCTGCAAAAAGAGCTGATGGCCGTGATTTCCAAGTATGTGGACATCAACCCCAGCGACATCAAGGTCCAGCTGGAGCGCCAGGAAAACCTTGAGGTTCTGGAAGTCAAGATCGAGCTGCCGGACGCCGCACGCGGCTGA
- a CDS encoding enoyl-CoA hydratase/isomerase family protein: MSPELLIQGACASITLRRPEVANKLLPEDLGVLRRQIDEVNASPAVLVLTLQAVGKHFCSGYDIGEIANSQNEGSSFGEMVDAIENCRPVTIAAIQGGVFGGATDMALACDFRVGGANSQMFMPAARLGLHFYRSGLERYVTRLGVDTAKRLFLSCEKLQAQAMKDCGFLTDLVDGTDICERVVQLQTTLAGMAPLALLGMKKHLNAIARGVHDRAAIDAAVQATIESADLKEGGAAWREKRAARFQGH, translated from the coding sequence ATGTCTCCAGAGCTTTTGATCCAGGGCGCCTGTGCCAGCATCACCTTGCGCCGCCCCGAAGTTGCCAACAAACTGCTGCCCGAGGACCTCGGCGTGCTGCGTCGCCAGATCGATGAGGTCAACGCCAGCCCTGCGGTGCTGGTGCTGACGCTGCAGGCGGTAGGCAAGCATTTCTGCAGCGGTTATGACATTGGCGAGATTGCCAACAGCCAGAACGAGGGCAGCTCCTTCGGCGAGATGGTGGACGCCATCGAAAACTGCCGCCCCGTGACCATTGCCGCCATTCAGGGCGGTGTGTTTGGCGGCGCCACCGATATGGCGCTGGCCTGCGACTTCCGCGTCGGCGGGGCCAACAGCCAGATGTTCATGCCTGCCGCACGGCTGGGCCTGCATTTTTACCGCTCGGGCCTGGAGCGCTATGTGACCCGCCTGGGCGTGGATACGGCCAAGCGCCTGTTCCTGAGCTGCGAGAAGCTGCAGGCCCAGGCCATGAAGGACTGCGGCTTTCTGACCGATCTGGTGGACGGCACCGATATCTGCGAGCGCGTGGTGCAGCTGCAGACCACGTTGGCCGGCATGGCGCCGCTGGCGCTGCTGGGCATGAAGAAACACCTCAACGCCATTGCCCGCGGCGTGCATGACAGGGCCGCCATCGATGCAGCCGTGCAGGCCACCATCGAGTCGGCCGATCTGAAGGAGGGCGGTGCGGCCTGGCGCGAAAAAAGAGCCGCCCGCTTTCAGGGGCACTGA
- the gorA gene encoding glutathione-disulfide reductase has translation MQQQDFDYDFLVIGAGSGGVRASRVAAGLGARVAVVEAAQLGGTCVNVGCIPKKLLSHAAHFSQLAEEARGFGWQLEQPRFDWPTLIANKDREIERLNGVYGRMLAGAGITLIHGRAALSGPHSVLVNGQTIHARHILIATGGTPSLPDIPGVEHAISSDEAFHLRHLPGRVVVVGGGYIAVEFASIFNGLGAETTLLHRRQQLLRGFDADLGLHLGQEMAQLGVNFRWEDEIQAIDKQADGLHLQLKSGEQLVVDCVMYATGRVPLIEGLGLEAAGVKVNDKGAIEVDPHFCSSVPSIHAVGDVVDRMALTPVALAEGTVLAHHLFGQGGKSAPDYELVPTAVFSHPQVGTVGLSEELARERFGAVQVFQSGFRPLTNRMGAEPENVFLKLIVSKADQRVRGVHMVGEGAGELMQGFAVALQCGATKQQFDSTIGIHPTVAEELVTMREPVRE, from the coding sequence ATGCAGCAACAAGACTTTGATTACGACTTTCTGGTCATCGGCGCTGGCTCGGGCGGCGTGCGCGCCAGCCGTGTGGCAGCCGGTCTGGGGGCCCGCGTGGCTGTAGTGGAAGCGGCCCAATTGGGCGGTACCTGCGTCAACGTGGGCTGCATCCCCAAGAAGCTGCTCAGCCATGCCGCGCACTTCAGCCAGCTGGCCGAGGAGGCCCGGGGCTTTGGCTGGCAGCTGGAGCAGCCGCGCTTCGACTGGCCCACGCTGATTGCCAACAAGGACCGCGAAATCGAGCGCCTGAACGGTGTCTACGGCCGCATGCTGGCCGGCGCAGGCATTACCCTTATCCACGGCCGAGCGGCGCTCTCGGGGCCGCATAGCGTGCTGGTGAACGGCCAGACCATCCATGCCCGCCATATCCTGATTGCAACGGGCGGAACGCCCAGCCTGCCCGATATTCCAGGTGTGGAGCATGCCATCAGCTCTGACGAGGCCTTCCATCTGCGGCATCTTCCCGGGCGGGTGGTGGTCGTGGGCGGAGGCTATATCGCAGTCGAGTTCGCCTCCATCTTCAACGGGCTGGGTGCCGAGACGACCCTGCTGCACCGCCGCCAGCAGCTGCTACGCGGCTTTGATGCAGACCTGGGTCTGCATCTGGGCCAGGAGATGGCCCAGCTGGGGGTGAACTTCCGTTGGGAGGATGAAATTCAGGCCATCGACAAGCAGGCGGACGGCCTGCACCTGCAGCTCAAGAGCGGCGAGCAGCTGGTCGTGGACTGCGTGATGTATGCCACGGGTCGTGTGCCCCTGATCGAAGGCCTGGGGCTGGAGGCTGCGGGGGTCAAGGTCAACGACAAGGGCGCCATCGAGGTGGACCCGCATTTCTGCAGCAGCGTGCCCTCCATCCATGCCGTGGGCGATGTGGTCGATCGCATGGCCCTGACCCCCGTGGCGCTGGCTGAGGGGACAGTGCTCGCCCATCATCTGTTCGGCCAGGGCGGCAAGAGCGCTCCCGACTACGAGCTGGTGCCGACGGCAGTGTTTTCCCATCCGCAGGTGGGCACCGTGGGCCTGTCAGAGGAGCTGGCGCGCGAGCGCTTCGGCGCTGTGCAGGTTTTCCAGTCCGGCTTCAGGCCGCTGACCAACCGCATGGGGGCCGAGCCCGAGAATGTCTTCCTCAAGCTCATCGTCTCCAAGGCCGACCAGCGCGTGCGCGGCGTGCATATGGTGGGCGAGGGCGCGGGCGAGCTGATGCAGGGCTTTGCCGTGGCGCTGCAATGCGGCGCGACCAAGCAGCAGTTCGATTCGACCATAGGCATACACCCGACCGTGGCCGAGGAGCTGGTGACCATGCGGGAGCCGGTGCGCGAATGA
- the minC gene encoding septum site-determining protein MinC, whose protein sequence is MSVEPTGAERPSFDLKSAQLPVLSVVLRSTDMQALAQDLARRLADDPDFFDNDPVLIDLSQVREADEEIDFPALIEALRNHRTVPVAVRSGSEAQMQAAKALGLSAAPDAMPTRRAEPQIHEIIREVEVEVPAPLADAVIVDRPLRSGQRVYAKGTDIVVLDMVSYGAEVIADGNVHVYAPLRGRAVAGASGNTSARIFSTCMEAQLLSIAGIYRTIETDLPKEVAGKAAKVRLEGESIVIEPV, encoded by the coding sequence ATGTCTGTTGAACCGACCGGCGCCGAGCGCCCCAGCTTTGACCTCAAGAGCGCGCAACTGCCGGTGCTTTCCGTGGTGCTTCGCAGCACCGACATGCAGGCGCTGGCGCAGGATCTGGCCCGCCGTCTTGCCGACGACCCGGACTTCTTCGACAACGACCCCGTGCTGATCGACCTCAGCCAGGTACGCGAAGCAGACGAAGAAATCGACTTTCCGGCCCTGATCGAGGCCCTGCGCAACCACCGCACAGTGCCGGTTGCCGTGCGCAGCGGCAGCGAGGCCCAGATGCAAGCAGCCAAGGCCCTGGGTCTGAGTGCAGCCCCCGATGCCATGCCGACGCGCCGCGCCGAGCCGCAAATCCACGAAATCATTCGCGAAGTGGAGGTCGAGGTGCCTGCGCCTCTGGCCGATGCCGTCATCGTGGATCGGCCGCTGCGCTCGGGCCAGCGCGTCTATGCCAAAGGCACCGACATTGTGGTTCTGGACATGGTCAGCTATGGCGCAGAAGTCATTGCAGACGGCAACGTCCATGTCTATGCGCCTCTGCGCGGCCGCGCCGTGGCCGGGGCCAGCGGCAATACCAGCGCAAGAATTTTTAGCACTTGCATGGAGGCGCAACTGCTTTCCATTGCAGGTATCTACCGCACAATTGAAACCGATCTCCCCAAAGAAGTCGCCGGCAAAGCAGCCAAGGTGCGCCTGGAGGGAGAAAGCATCGTTATCGAGCCGGTATGA
- the minD gene encoding septum site-determining protein MinD, with the protein MAKIVVVTSGKGGVGKTTTSASFASGLALRGHKTAVIDFDVGLRNLDLIMGCERRVVYDLINVIQGEANLNQALIKDKQCENLFVLAASQTRDKEALTQEGVKKVLDDLSAMDFEFIICDSPAGIESGALMAMHYAEEALVVTNPEVSSVRDSDRILGMLSSKTERAVKGERIKEHLLITRYNPNRVEDGQMLSLEDIQDILRIELIGVIPESETVLQASNQGIPAVHMQGTDVAEAYQDVVARFLGEEKPMRFTEAVKPGFFKRMFGGR; encoded by the coding sequence ATGGCCAAAATCGTCGTCGTGACCTCTGGCAAAGGCGGTGTCGGCAAGACCACCACCAGCGCCAGCTTCGCATCCGGCCTCGCTCTGCGCGGCCACAAGACCGCAGTGATTGACTTCGATGTGGGTCTGCGCAATCTCGATCTGATCATGGGCTGCGAACGCCGCGTGGTCTATGACCTCATCAATGTCATCCAGGGCGAAGCCAATCTGAACCAGGCCCTGATCAAGGACAAGCAGTGCGAAAACCTGTTCGTGCTGGCCGCCTCGCAGACCCGAGACAAGGAAGCCCTGACGCAGGAAGGCGTGAAGAAGGTGCTGGACGATCTGTCCGCCATGGACTTCGAGTTCATCATCTGCGACTCGCCCGCCGGCATTGAAAGCGGCGCGCTGATGGCCATGCACTATGCCGAAGAGGCCCTGGTGGTGACCAACCCCGAAGTCTCGTCAGTGCGTGACTCCGACCGTATTTTGGGCATGCTCAGCTCCAAGACGGAGCGTGCGGTCAAGGGCGAACGCATCAAGGAGCATCTGCTGATCACGCGCTACAACCCCAATCGCGTGGAAGACGGCCAGATGCTGTCGCTGGAGGACATCCAGGACATTCTGCGCATCGAGCTGATCGGCGTGATCCCCGAATCCGAAACCGTGCTCCAGGCCTCCAACCAGGGCATTCCTGCCGTGCACATGCAGGGTACGGACGTGGCCGAGGCCTATCAGGACGTGGTGGCACGCTTCCTGGGTGAAGAAAAACCCATGCGCTTTACCGAAGCCGTCAAGCCCGGCTTCTTCAAACGCATGTTTGGCGGGAGGTAA